A window of the Sneathiella sp. P13V-1 genome harbors these coding sequences:
- the ligA gene encoding NAD-dependent DNA ligase LigA, which yields MAENTPLSLQDAAEEHERLSEYLKEQNRAYYQEDDPNISDAEYDALMLQLKELEAAYPDLVKADSPTQTVGAATSRGFGKVLHAVPMLSLDNAFDNADLREFEIRVKRFLGRPVDENVAFFSEPKIDGLSASLRYEKGVFVRGATRGDGREGEDITENLKTIEDIPKQLQGDSIPDVFEVRGEVYMAISDFQELNENQAKKDAKVFANPRNAAAGSLRQLDVKVTKSRKLKFFAYAWGEVAELPGQTQKEILDQFKAWGFQVNPYSKVCLNMEEAIEAYNQIEADRASLDYDIDGVVFKVNRLDWQDRLGFVSRSPRWAIAHKFPAEKAITKLLAIDIQVGRTGALTPVARLEPVNVGGVVVSNATLHNEEEIERKDVRIGDTVVIQRAGDVIPQIVEVQLDKREEGAEVFEFPKTCPVCGSHAVREKNPTTGKDDVVRRCTGGLVCKAQAVERLKHFISRNAFDIDGLGAKQVELFYNLEKIKTPVDIFRLEENDKKDLRKIKNLEGFGDKAVSNLFNAIDDRRSVDLDRFIFALGIRHIGQGNARLLAKNYLTIDALMKAFDAEQTDQGVAYTELLNIDGIGEAVADAVKEFFSEPQNRELLFDLMKEVTVIEFEAPDLESEVAGKTVVFTGSLELMTRAEAKAQAESLGAKVSGSVSAKTDYLVAGAKAGSKLKKAESLGVQTLTEQEWLDMITKD from the coding sequence ATGGCTGAGAACACCCCCCTTTCGCTACAGGATGCAGCGGAAGAGCATGAGCGCCTGTCTGAATATCTGAAAGAGCAAAATCGCGCCTATTATCAAGAAGATGACCCTAACATCTCTGATGCAGAATATGACGCGTTGATGCTGCAATTGAAAGAGTTGGAAGCGGCTTATCCTGATTTGGTAAAAGCGGACAGCCCTACTCAGACGGTCGGGGCGGCCACTTCGCGCGGGTTTGGTAAGGTTCTGCATGCTGTGCCGATGCTATCCCTGGATAACGCCTTCGATAATGCGGACCTTCGTGAATTTGAAATACGGGTTAAGCGTTTTCTGGGTCGGCCGGTTGATGAAAATGTGGCTTTCTTTTCCGAACCCAAGATCGACGGCCTTTCTGCGTCACTTAGATACGAAAAGGGTGTGTTCGTCCGCGGTGCAACGCGAGGAGATGGTCGGGAAGGTGAGGATATTACCGAAAACCTGAAAACCATTGAGGATATCCCCAAGCAATTGCAGGGAGACAGTATTCCGGACGTATTTGAAGTTCGCGGTGAAGTTTATATGGCGATCTCTGATTTTCAGGAACTTAATGAAAATCAGGCGAAGAAAGATGCAAAAGTCTTTGCCAATCCGCGAAATGCAGCAGCGGGATCACTGCGTCAGCTGGATGTGAAAGTTACCAAAAGCCGGAAGCTGAAATTCTTTGCATACGCATGGGGGGAAGTTGCCGAACTTCCCGGGCAGACTCAAAAAGAAATTCTGGATCAGTTCAAGGCTTGGGGTTTTCAAGTGAACCCGTATTCGAAAGTATGCCTGAATATGGAAGAGGCCATCGAGGCATATAATCAGATCGAAGCAGATCGCGCCTCGCTGGATTACGATATTGATGGCGTTGTGTTTAAAGTGAATCGCCTTGATTGGCAGGATCGCTTGGGCTTTGTAAGTCGCAGTCCGCGATGGGCGATCGCACACAAGTTTCCGGCTGAAAAAGCGATTACCAAACTTCTGGCTATTGATATTCAGGTTGGACGCACTGGGGCGCTGACACCTGTTGCGCGTCTAGAGCCTGTGAATGTGGGCGGTGTTGTCGTCTCCAATGCCACGCTTCACAATGAAGAAGAAATCGAACGTAAAGATGTCCGCATCGGGGATACCGTTGTCATTCAGCGTGCCGGTGACGTAATCCCGCAAATTGTCGAAGTGCAACTGGATAAGAGAGAAGAGGGTGCTGAGGTTTTTGAATTTCCAAAAACCTGCCCTGTGTGCGGAAGCCACGCGGTACGAGAGAAGAACCCCACTACAGGGAAAGATGATGTGGTGCGGCGTTGTACGGGTGGACTGGTTTGCAAAGCACAAGCGGTGGAACGTTTGAAGCATTTCATTTCCCGTAATGCTTTTGATATTGATGGTTTGGGCGCAAAACAGGTGGAGCTTTTCTATAATCTTGAGAAAATCAAAACGCCTGTTGATATTTTCCGGCTTGAAGAAAATGACAAAAAAGATCTTCGCAAGATTAAAAACCTGGAAGGTTTTGGGGATAAGGCAGTCAGTAACTTATTCAATGCCATTGACGATCGGCGCTCGGTTGATCTGGACAGGTTTATCTTTGCCCTTGGCATCCGTCATATTGGTCAAGGTAATGCACGACTTCTGGCGAAGAATTATTTGACCATTGATGCCTTGATGAAAGCTTTCGACGCGGAGCAGACAGATCAGGGAGTCGCCTACACCGAGCTTCTCAATATCGATGGGATTGGTGAAGCAGTTGCCGATGCGGTTAAAGAGTTCTTTAGTGAACCACAAAACCGTGAGCTACTTTTTGATCTTATGAAAGAGGTAACTGTTATTGAATTTGAAGCCCCAGATCTGGAGAGTGAAGTCGCGGGTAAAACCGTTGTCTTCACTGGTTCACTGGAGCTGATGACCCGCGCCGAAGCTAAAGCTCAGGCAGAGAGCTTGGGCGCAAAGGTTAGTGGCTCGGTTTCTGCGAAAACAGATTATCTGGTTGCCGGTGCTAAGGCAGGATCGAAACTTAAAAAGGCAGAAAGCCTTGGTGTTCAGACCCTGACAGAGCAGGAATGGTTGGATATGATTACTAAAGACTGA
- a CDS encoding 50S ribosomal protein L11 methyltransferase, with translation MSKSPEAANLWQLSLSDSLDRVQMLEMLFEDHALTTSLAEEVDDGSVWRMDALFDGEPDGWIVDQLPEDVNYTLAPLEQKDWVSESQKQLPPVSAGRFYVHGSHDSKHRVTSYHDLTIDAGRAFGTGLHETTFGCLNAIDDLHKRKNIMNALDLGCGSGVLALAIAKAWGRPVTASDIDPDAVTVTYENARQNKLLPLIRAIEATGLNDNYLSQKAPYDLIVANILAWPLVALAPTISKALQVNGTLILSGLLGKQEVMVRNAYRLQGLALKRRYAVGQWHTLVLERT, from the coding sequence TTGTCCAAATCGCCTGAAGCCGCGAACCTGTGGCAACTTTCTTTATCCGATAGTCTGGATAGAGTTCAAATGCTGGAAATGCTGTTTGAAGACCATGCCCTCACCACCTCATTGGCCGAGGAGGTTGATGATGGTAGTGTCTGGCGTATGGATGCGCTTTTTGATGGAGAACCAGACGGCTGGATTGTTGACCAGCTTCCAGAGGATGTAAATTATACCCTTGCACCGCTGGAGCAAAAAGACTGGGTGAGCGAAAGTCAGAAGCAACTTCCTCCTGTTTCCGCAGGACGATTTTACGTGCATGGCTCCCATGACTCGAAACACAGGGTTACCTCTTACCACGACCTTACAATTGATGCAGGTCGTGCCTTTGGGACAGGCCTTCATGAGACAACGTTTGGGTGCCTCAACGCAATTGATGATCTGCACAAACGCAAAAATATAATGAATGCGTTGGACTTGGGATGTGGCTCCGGTGTATTGGCGCTCGCGATTGCCAAAGCGTGGGGCCGTCCGGTTACAGCAAGCGACATTGACCCGGATGCCGTTACAGTCACTTATGAAAACGCGCGCCAGAACAAACTTTTACCGCTAATTCGCGCTATTGAAGCGACTGGACTTAACGATAATTATCTATCGCAAAAAGCACCATATGATTTGATCGTTGCCAATATCCTCGCATGGCCGCTTGTTGCCCTGGCACCTACAATTTCAAAAGCCCTGCAAGTCAATGGAACACTTATACTGTCAGGATTGCTCGGAAAACAGGAAGTGATGGTGCGCAATGCTTATCGCCTACAAGGGCTGGCATTAAAACGTCGATATGCCGTGGGTCAATGGCATACACTTGTTCTTGAGAGAACATAA
- a CDS encoding aminopeptidase P family protein: MLDTLQQLCKDINTEQQADGLKWTEDNFLLTLKSIAAAPKRPDNSQLIPHFFPGISDSLHKRASELVSELRDEMLADILNRPASSQRLEELREAMREKNVDVFLVPLADEFHGEATSLSAERLKWLTGFTGSAGFAAVAQESAAIFVDGRYTLQVQNEVDTKLFTPRHVSEEPLSEWLLETLKVDSRFAIDPWLHTESAVNNLKSIADKAGAEFLTLPSNPIDNIWQNRPPHSLALVRSHPDDLAGQTSAEKCTQIANILKEDGIDAVLHNLPDVVCWLLNVRGADLPCTPFALSQVILYADGTADWFINPGKLSPSVTSSLSPDVTVRAPEEMTARLAELGSKKVQLDPTSASQWFIDQLENAGATIIRKEDPCLLPKATKNEVEVEGMRKAHIRDGVAMAKFLHWLGAAAQDGKRNELEAESVLYAFRSEGEHFQDVSFNTISGAGSNGAIVHYRATEESCKTLERGNLYLVDSGGQYLDGTTDITRTVAIGEPKDEMKRRFTLVLKGHISLATAAFPKGTTGSQLDTLARQHLWKEGLDYDHGTGHGVGSYLSVHEGPHRVSKMPSTVALTKGMVLSNEPGYYKTGEYGIRIENLVTVVDHQAPTRAERETLAFENLTFAPIDNRLIETSILNSDEIDWINDYHAEVREKISPLLSGDVKDWLIEATKPLQVSL; the protein is encoded by the coding sequence GTGCTCGACACACTTCAACAGCTATGCAAAGACATCAATACAGAACAACAAGCAGATGGCCTGAAATGGACAGAAGATAACTTTTTGTTAACCCTGAAATCCATTGCTGCAGCGCCAAAACGCCCCGACAATAGTCAACTTATTCCGCATTTCTTTCCCGGCATTTCAGATTCTCTGCATAAAAGAGCCTCAGAACTGGTGAGCGAACTTCGCGATGAAATGCTTGCTGATATTCTTAATCGACCTGCCAGCTCCCAACGACTTGAAGAATTACGGGAAGCCATGCGGGAGAAAAATGTAGATGTTTTCCTTGTCCCATTGGCTGATGAATTTCATGGGGAAGCAACCTCACTTTCCGCTGAACGTCTGAAATGGCTGACAGGATTTACAGGATCAGCAGGATTTGCCGCAGTCGCACAGGAGAGCGCAGCAATATTTGTGGATGGCAGATATACGCTACAGGTGCAGAATGAAGTGGATACAAAACTCTTCACGCCTCGCCATGTGAGCGAGGAGCCCCTGAGCGAGTGGTTGCTCGAAACATTGAAAGTCGATAGTAGGTTCGCCATTGATCCGTGGCTACATACTGAAAGTGCTGTAAATAACCTAAAGTCCATTGCCGACAAAGCAGGAGCGGAATTTCTTACCCTCCCTTCAAATCCAATTGATAACATTTGGCAAAACCGCCCCCCTCATTCACTGGCATTGGTGAGGTCTCATCCTGATGACCTTGCGGGTCAGACAAGTGCGGAGAAATGTACCCAAATCGCAAATATATTAAAAGAAGACGGCATTGATGCTGTTTTGCATAACCTGCCGGATGTTGTGTGTTGGCTCCTGAATGTGAGAGGGGCAGATCTTCCCTGTACACCTTTCGCTTTGTCGCAGGTGATTTTATACGCTGATGGCACTGCAGACTGGTTTATCAACCCGGGTAAATTAAGCCCCAGTGTAACGTCATCACTCAGCCCAGACGTAACCGTTCGGGCACCAGAGGAAATGACCGCGCGCCTTGCAGAACTTGGCAGCAAGAAAGTCCAGTTAGATCCCACTTCCGCAAGCCAATGGTTCATTGATCAATTGGAGAATGCAGGAGCAACAATCATACGGAAAGAGGATCCCTGTCTGTTGCCTAAAGCAACGAAAAATGAAGTTGAAGTTGAAGGTATGCGTAAAGCGCATATCCGTGATGGCGTTGCCATGGCCAAGTTCCTTCACTGGCTTGGGGCTGCGGCGCAAGATGGAAAAAGAAATGAACTGGAAGCTGAAAGTGTATTATATGCCTTCCGCTCAGAAGGAGAGCATTTTCAAGATGTCAGTTTCAATACCATCTCTGGCGCAGGTTCCAATGGTGCTATCGTCCACTATCGCGCGACAGAAGAAAGTTGCAAAACGCTGGAGCGCGGAAATCTCTATCTAGTGGATAGCGGCGGACAATATCTTGATGGTACAACGGATATCACCCGCACTGTGGCCATTGGTGAGCCGAAAGATGAAATGAAGCGGCGGTTTACGCTTGTTTTAAAGGGGCATATTTCCCTCGCGACAGCAGCCTTCCCAAAAGGGACAACGGGCAGTCAGTTGGATACCCTTGCACGGCAACATTTATGGAAAGAAGGGCTGGATTATGACCACGGTACGGGCCATGGGGTTGGTAGCTACCTTTCCGTGCACGAAGGACCCCACCGCGTATCAAAAATGCCAAGCACCGTAGCCCTTACCAAAGGTATGGTTCTGTCTAACGAGCCCGGTTATTACAAAACAGGTGAATACGGCATTCGTATCGAAAATCTGGTGACGGTAGTTGATCACCAAGCCCCAACCCGAGCAGAGCGGGAGACATTAGCATTTGAAAACCTGACATTCGCACCCATTGACAACAGACTCATTGAGACATCCATTCTAAACTCAGATGAGATCGATTGGATTAATGACTATCATGCTGAGGTGAGAGAAAAGATCTCACCTCTCCTGTCAGGTGACGTCAAAGACTGGCTTATTGAAGCAACAAAACCGCTCCAAGTCAGTCTTTAG
- a CDS encoding DUF1127 domain-containing protein, producing the protein MFSFTEKDLDAVALLRPITANNNKIDIEGAIANAHQLRSAYFTATFKAVFGAVADRYKTYRANQNAIATLNGMSNRELADMGVTRSNIHHAVLGDVVVRPSLTKKLFQLVVSGFEGFRHWRSQKNGYEQLMAMDARQLSDIGLTRGDIAAAVSGKGLLANDNYTAANDETGRKVS; encoded by the coding sequence ATGTTCAGCTTTACTGAAAAAGATCTGGATGCCGTTGCCCTGCTGCGGCCTATTACAGCAAACAACAACAAAATTGATATCGAAGGTGCAATTGCCAACGCACATCAACTGCGTAGCGCATATTTCACAGCAACCTTCAAAGCAGTTTTTGGTGCAGTTGCTGATCGTTACAAAACATACCGTGCAAATCAGAATGCAATCGCAACACTGAACGGTATGTCAAACCGTGAACTGGCTGATATGGGCGTGACACGTTCTAACATTCATCACGCAGTACTCGGTGATGTTGTTGTTCGCCCATCGCTGACAAAGAAACTTTTCCAACTGGTTGTATCTGGTTTTGAAGGTTTCCGTCACTGGCGCAGCCAGAAAAACGGTTATGAGCAACTGATGGCTATGGATGCACGTCAGCTGAGCGACATTGGTCTGACACGTGGTGACATTGCAGCCGCTGTAAGTGGTAAAGGCTTACTTGCTAACGACAACTATACTGCTGCTAACGACGAAACAGGTCGTAAAGTCAGCTAA